The following proteins come from a genomic window of Nicotiana tomentosiformis chromosome 12, ASM39032v3, whole genome shotgun sequence:
- the LOC138902817 gene encoding uncharacterized protein: protein MHKVFYTGSRTIRNRPINLKPWTPEFDLTKEFLSDIPLWVIFPKLPMSCWGSEALSKIASAIGKPLFANECTTKKTRISYARMLIEVNVTRTLPIEITVLDPRGRKFQQELVYEWKLSYCDKCQTIGHVCHNQQGLRK from the coding sequence ATGCACAAAGTATTCTATACTGGTTCTCGCACTATCAGAAATAGGCCAATAAATCTCAAACCATGGACACCAGAATTTGATTTAACCAAAGAATTCCTTAGTGACATACCTCTATGGGTGATCTTTCCTAAACTGCCCATGAGTTGCTGGGGTAGTGAAGCACTAAGCAAAATTGCCAGTGCAATTGGGAAGCCTCTATTTGCAAATGAATGCACCACCAAGAAAACAAGAATCTCCTATGCAAGGATGCTGATTGAAGTCAATGTGACAAGAACCTTGCCTATAGAGATTACTGTTTTGGATCCCAGGGGCAGGAAATTTCAGCAAGAATTGGTATATGAATGGAAACTAAGCTATTGTGACAAGTGTCAGACCATTGGTCATGTATGTCACAATCAACAAGGCCTGAGAAAGTAG